In the genome of Sebastes umbrosus isolate fSebUmb1 chromosome 14, fSebUmb1.pri, whole genome shotgun sequence, one region contains:
- the si:busm1-163l24.3 gene encoding uncharacterized protein si:busm1-163l24.3, whose protein sequence is MAEPGRTVRVSGLPTDIEDDKLKDKLLIHFLRARNGGGEINSVTIVKATPVSALVTFEDSGVAQRVIQHSRHLLEVDGKKYKVVVTEHRESLDPDKVILSLSAIVDHSQLPGGIMALTSLRTSHPDVQINYDASVELCTLRGAYSKVQAALAQLFGQPQSAENKDSDQPATSGSMSAQIAQKSQESEDQSRKPNKHREQREKVHIDRPSDEHNSSSHRDLTPGGYGWEDTGQTDGAALQRPTTPEEDFSVVVDADMFQYLQKHCQKEYQHIISQYGVDVVDLTNQGLTILFLQVASGTGEGGRDQERLKLARKAIGSFYQENETKIRRDQFPKSILSLRGGQHRVMESLRVRFPKLILNEDEQNIYIIGNRSEVSEAKQFLLLDPSDVRGKKEDVASLLRYPSYDSGSPPRADEQRLPLTLTSTVDSPDDRIDELLRSEEDEKRADGARKYKLAARFKDSGLAALGSRPTDFNLRGLSSPSRQTRIGPMLGHDVLSETAGIAGESLSRAQNTGGDILFKSGDASMQNKTSSSSHLVDTRPKSLTSPLSTAQSSFSGSAPLPPVGSGSTLKRASSFSGTPRQKAQVTSQKSQDDSGTVRARGKSSSFSNQTGRDKQEVYRAEITVSSVMWKHIKEAYRLRVDDLTSDVQMKESRSEDSSDLTVILRGANSTKVSSCGLALRNLVDSVGVDFSVKKLRLSEMGITDTADETLQACCAEVRSRFKKVSMQIINKHLYLFGPKALCSQVRASLQEVFCGESAQTPDQEDLSGPSTSNWNPSTSLQMNEHQSTSLHFYNNPQVMLESQTSKADGADSQERRTNQRSDFRETELVNGSSSPSVRKDPVIKEKVKIVSTVEMDGQKTETFVGHSKTGHDSARHVNDIGSTDMTLHKKERTVHSTQNQTEIQDTPEESRSALGSLVCVCGESEMMQAKCGVTMCSKCLDTVHVHCRVCHETDTTTWGIQGKMSSSKLPISVPGYTKFSGIKITYCIPDGIQGEDHPSPGEPFQGGQFEAYLPDNEKSRKLVPRLEKAFKQGLTFTVTGKDTEAKVIWDCIPHKTTLQGGKSGNGYPDSAYLVRLSEVLTSKGIEESPAKHKE, encoded by the exons ATGGCAGAGCCGGGCCGGACTGTGAGGGTGAGCGGTCTGCCCACAGACATTGAGGACGACAAGCTGAAAGACAAGCTACTCATCCACTTCCTGAGAGCCAGGAATGGAGGAGGGGAGATAAACTCTGTCACAATTGTCAAGGCAACGCCCGTCTCTGCCCTCGTCACCTTCGAGGACAGCGGAG TGGCACAGAGAGTTATTCAACACAGTCGGCACCTTCTGGAGGTGGACGGGAAGAAGTATAAAGTCGTTGTAACTGAGCACCGTGAAAGCCTGGACCCAGACAAG GTCATCTTAAGTTTATCAGCAATTGTGGACCACAGCCAGCTTCCCGGGGGAATAATGGCACTGACGAGCCTTCGTACGAGCCACCCTGATGTCCAGATAAACTACGATGCTAGTGTGGAATTGTGCACATTGCGTGGCGCCTACTCCAAAGTCCAGGCTGCTTTGGCACAACTGTTTGGCCAACCACAATCAGCAGAAAACAAAGACTCAGATCAACCTGCCACCAGTGGCTCCATGTCCGCTCAGATAGCACAGAAGTCTCAGGAGTCAGAGGATCAGAGCAGGAAGCCTAATAAGCACAGAGAGCAACGAGAGAAAGTTCACATCGACAGGCCTTCTGATGAGCACAACTCCAGCTCGCATAGAGACCTGACACCTGGTGGTTACGGCTGGGAAGATACTGGCCAGACGGACGGTGCAGCTCTGCAGCGTCCTACTACGCCTGAGGAGGACTTCTCAGTAGTCGTGGATGCAGACATGTTCCAGTATCTGCAGAAACACTGCCAGAAGGAATACCAGCATATCATCAGTCAGTATGGCGTCGATGTGGTGGATTTGACAAATCAGGGGTTGACTATTCTGTTTTTGCAGGTTGCTTCGGGAACGGGGGAGGGTGGTCGAGATCAGGAGCGCCTGAAGTTGGCAAGAAAGGCGATAGGTAGTTTTTACCAGGAGAACGAGACCAAGATCCGTCGAGACCAGTTCCCTAAGAGTATCCTGTCCCTCAGGGGGGGGCAGCACAGGGTGATGGAGAGCTTGAGGGTCAGATTTCCCAAGCTTATTCTGAATGAAGATGAgcaaaatatttacattattggGAACAGAAGTGAGGTGTCTGAAGCCAAGCAGTTTCTTCTCCTGGACCCCAGCGACGTGAGGGGTAAGAAAGAAGATGTAGCCAGTCTTCTTAGATATCCTTCATATGATTCAGGTTCACCACCTCGTGCTGATGAGCAGAGACTCCCCCTCACTTTGACCTCCACTGTGGATTCTCCAGATGACAGGATAGATGAGCTGCTGAGGTCCGAGGAGGATGAAAAGAGAGCTGATGGAGCCAGAAAGTATAAGCTAGCTGCTCGGTTTAAGGATTCAGGGCTGGCTGCGTTAGGCAGTCGACCAACGGACTTCAACTTACGAGGGCTCTCATCTCCCAGCAGACAAACACGCATCGGGCCGATGTTGGGGCATGACGTACTGTCAGAAACAGCAGGGATTGCTGGTGAAAGTCTCTCCAGAGCCCAAAACACCGGAGGGGACATCTTGTTTAAGAGTGGAGATGCTTCCATGCAGAATAAAACCTCCTCGAGCTCCCATTTAGTTGATACTCGACCCAAGAGTTTAACATCCCCTCTTAGCACAGCTCAGTCCAGTTTTTCAGGAAGTGCTCCGCTCCCACCTGTTGGGTCTGGATCCACCTTGAAGCGAGCCAGTAGTTTCTCAGGAACGCCTCGGCAGAAGGCACAAGTTACGAGTCAGAAGAGTCAAGACGACTCCGGCACAGTCCGAGCCAGGGGCAAGTCCTCCAGCTTCAGCAACCAAACAGGGAGGGACAAGCAGGAGGTCTATAGAGCAGAGATTACAGTTTCCAGTGTGATGTGGAAGCACATAAAAGAAGCCTATAGGCTCCGAGTGGACGACCTGACTTCTGATGTCCAGATGAAAGAGAGCCGCTCAGAGGATAGCAGTGATCTGACAGTCATCTTAAGAGGGGCGAACTCAACCAAAGTGAGTTCATGTGGGCTAGCTTTACGGAACCTGGTTGACTCGGTTGGCGTTGACTTCTCTGTGAAGAAGCTGCGCCTGTCAGAGATGGGTATCACCGACACAGCAGATGAAACCTTACAGGCTTGTTGTGCTGAAGTGCGAAGCCGCTTCAAGAAGGTCTCCATGCAGATTATAAACAAGCATTTGTATCTCTTCGGTCCAAAAGCGTTATGTTCTCAGGTTCGTGCTTCACTGCAGGAGGTGTTTTGTGGAGAATCGGCCCAAACACCTGATCAAGAGGACCTCTCTGGCCCCTCTACCTCCAATTGGAATCCATCCACATCTTTACAAATGAATGAGCACCAAAGTACAAGTCTGCACTTTTACAATAATCCTCAAGTGATGCTAGAGAGCCAAACAAGCAAAGCCGATGGCGCTGATAGTCAGGAAAGGAGAACAAACCAGAGAAGTGACTTCCGTGAGACAGAGCTTGTGAATGGATCCAGTAGTCCGTCAGTGAGGAAAGATCCTGTCATtaaagagaaagtgaaaataGTAAGTACAGTGGAGATGGATGGACAGAAGACGGAGACATTTGTCGGCCACTCTAAAACAGGACATGATAGCGCGAGACATGTGAATGATATTGGGTCAACAGACATGACCCTTCATAAGAAAGAGAGAACTGTACATTCAACCCAAAACCAAACAGAGATCCAGGACACCCCAGAGGAATCCAGATCAGCTCTGGGAAgcttagtatgtgtgtgtggggagagTGAGATGATGCAAGCAAAGTGTGGGGTCACCATGTGCTCAAAGTGCCTGGACACTGTACACGTCCACTGCAGAGTTTGTCACGAGACGGACACGACGACGTGGGGCATCCAGGGCAAAATGAGCTCCTCTAAACTACCCATCAGCGTCCCGGGTTACACAAAATTCTCAGGGATCAAGATCACTTACTGCATCCCGGATGGCATCCAAGGG GAGGATCACCCCTCTCCAGGAGAACCATTTCAAGGCGGGCAGTTTGAAGCCTATCTTCCCGACAACGAGAAGTCGAGGAAGCTGGTGCCCAGGCTGGAGAAAGCATTCAAGCAGGGACTCACCTTCACAGTGACCGGCAAAGACACAGAGGCCAAGGTCATCTGGGACTGCATCCCACACAAGACCACCCTTCAAGGAGGCAAATCAGG GAACGGGTACCCAGACTCCGCTTACTTGGTTCGCTTGTCTGAGGTCTTGACCTCCAAGGGGATCGAGGAGTCACCGGCCAAACATAAAGAATAA